The Akkermansia sp. N21116 genome includes a region encoding these proteins:
- a CDS encoding aminopeptidase → MNDERYEALAAQIVNYSLHIGQGEKVLIELALVPDEAGIALIQAVRKAGALPFLRVNRPRLNREMMAGATDDQYEAIARHLMAEMQDMDAYISLRGDMNAFELSSVPADAMATAMKHLRPVMQRRVQHTRWCVLRWPTEGMAQQAGMSTGEFEDFYFRTCLLDYRALSPAMEKLAEMMRRTDRVRITGPGTELAFSIKDIPALPCAGECNLPDGEVFTAPVRTSVNGVIQYNTPTVFQGIPFDSIRFRIKDGRIVEADAGAKTAALNKILDSDPGARYFGEFALGVNPCIRKAMCNILFDEKIAGSFHLTPGQAYHVADNGNSSQVHWDLVCIQTEEFGGGEIYFDDVLIRKNGFFTDPELAPLNPSQD, encoded by the coding sequence ATGAATGACGAACGTTATGAGGCATTAGCCGCCCAGATTGTGAACTATTCCCTCCATATCGGTCAGGGAGAGAAGGTGTTGATTGAGCTGGCCCTTGTTCCTGATGAAGCCGGGATCGCTTTGATCCAAGCAGTCCGCAAGGCGGGAGCACTCCCTTTCCTCCGCGTCAACAGGCCGCGCTTGAACCGTGAAATGATGGCCGGGGCTACGGATGATCAGTACGAAGCCATTGCCCGCCATCTGATGGCGGAAATGCAGGATATGGATGCTTACATTTCGCTGCGGGGCGACATGAACGCTTTTGAACTTTCTTCCGTCCCGGCCGATGCCATGGCAACGGCAATGAAACATCTGCGCCCTGTGATGCAACGGCGTGTCCAGCATACGCGTTGGTGCGTCTTGCGCTGGCCGACGGAAGGCATGGCTCAGCAGGCCGGTATGAGCACTGGCGAATTTGAGGATTTTTATTTCCGTACCTGTCTTTTGGACTATCGGGCGCTTTCTCCTGCGATGGAAAAGCTGGCGGAGATGATGCGGCGGACGGATCGGGTGCGCATTACAGGGCCGGGAACCGAACTGGCGTTTTCTATCAAGGATATTCCGGCTTTGCCGTGTGCCGGGGAATGCAATCTGCCTGACGGCGAGGTGTTTACCGCTCCGGTGCGTACGAGTGTCAACGGTGTGATTCAATACAATACGCCGACAGTGTTTCAGGGGATTCCCTTTGATTCCATCCGTTTCCGTATCAAAGACGGTCGTATTGTCGAAGCCGATGCCGGAGCCAAGACGGCTGCCCTCAACAAGATTCTGGATTCTGACCCGGGCGCCCGTTATTTCGGGGAATTTGCACTCGGTGTCAATCCCTGCATTCGCAAGGCCATGTGCAACATTCTTTTTGACGAGAAGATCGCTGGTTCTTTCCACTTGACTCCGGGACAGGCCTACCATGTGGCTGACAATGGCAATAGTTCCCAGGTACACTGGGATCTCGTGTGTATCCAGACGGAGGAATTCGGTGGAGGAGAGATCTATTTCGACGACGTCTTGATCCGCAAGAATGGTTTCTTTACGGATCCTGAATTGGCTCCGTTGAATCCGAGTCAGGATTAA
- a CDS encoding terpene cyclase/mutase family protein, with translation MILNRFIPVLCLLTGLQALPAVAQTSVASPADPAIARYASIRQEILHSIDKGNAYLKAHQAEDGTWGDPSYPALTALAVTAAMRAPDQKGKPVPEYLKKSYEFLLKSQKEDGSIFNRGLASYNTSVCMLALLAADNDAYDKPLLKARAYLIRQQEHFAPDSPYHGGIGYGGADAPPIADLSNTSLALEAVYYSKKLAQDGKYGEQPELDWQAAAEFVSRCQKDPDTTSDPSQAGGFMYRPAGSERQAPQKQAAPSGKPGTDASARGSRGGRGGRGGMGGGKAMAEDYAHAYGSMTYAGMQSLIYANMGKDDPRVKAALDWLSNNYSVDENPGVGIQGLYYYYQSMAKALSAAGIDFLKLKGGDEVDWRDNLATKLVSIQNPDGSWVNTNNRWWEADPVLVTAYTVLALEQLYNSIPIQK, from the coding sequence ATGATTCTAAATCGTTTTATTCCGGTTCTTTGCCTGTTGACAGGCCTTCAAGCCCTTCCGGCGGTTGCCCAGACATCCGTTGCCTCGCCTGCGGATCCTGCTATAGCCCGGTATGCCTCTATTCGCCAGGAAATCCTGCACTCGATCGACAAAGGCAATGCCTACCTCAAAGCTCACCAGGCAGAGGACGGCACCTGGGGAGATCCTAGCTATCCGGCTTTGACGGCTCTGGCTGTGACTGCAGCCATGAGAGCTCCGGATCAGAAAGGGAAACCCGTGCCCGAGTATCTGAAGAAGAGTTATGAATTCCTCCTGAAGTCGCAGAAGGAAGACGGCAGTATTTTCAACAGGGGACTGGCCTCGTACAATACCTCCGTATGCATGCTGGCCCTTCTGGCCGCCGATAATGACGCCTATGACAAGCCGTTGTTGAAAGCCCGGGCCTACCTGATTCGCCAGCAGGAACATTTTGCTCCGGATAGTCCCTATCATGGAGGGATCGGTTATGGCGGAGCCGATGCTCCTCCCATCGCAGACTTGTCCAATACGTCTTTAGCTCTGGAAGCCGTTTATTATTCCAAAAAACTGGCCCAAGACGGCAAGTACGGTGAACAACCGGAATTGGACTGGCAGGCTGCTGCCGAGTTTGTCTCCCGGTGCCAGAAGGATCCAGACACGACTTCCGATCCTTCCCAGGCAGGCGGATTCATGTACCGTCCTGCCGGATCGGAACGGCAAGCTCCGCAAAAACAGGCAGCTCCTTCCGGCAAACCCGGAACCGATGCCTCCGCCAGAGGAAGCAGAGGCGGACGAGGTGGCCGCGGCGGCATGGGCGGAGGAAAAGCCATGGCGGAAGATTATGCCCATGCCTACGGCAGCATGACGTATGCCGGCATGCAATCTTTGATCTATGCCAACATGGGAAAAGACGATCCGCGCGTTAAGGCGGCGCTGGATTGGCTGTCCAACAATTATTCCGTGGATGAGAACCCGGGAGTCGGTATTCAGGGGCTTTATTACTATTACCAGTCGATGGCCAAGGCGTTGTCGGCAGCGGGTATCGACTTTCTGAAATTGAAAGGCGGAGATGAAGTGGACTGGCGCGACAATCTGGCGACCAAACTTGTAAGCATCCAGAACCCGGATGGTTCCTGGGTGAACACCAACAACCGTTGGTGGGAGGCGGATCCCGTCCTCGTGACCGCTTATACGGTATTGGCCCTGGAGCAGTTGTACAACTCTATCCCTATTCAGAAATAA
- the cysE gene encoding serine O-acetyltransferase yields the protein MRASARMTDSNKRKRIRACESCACLVAEVWSWIIDEAKKALVEEPSMLSLLNDVCLTRTCLVEAIVARLARKLSRRDMVREELEPVIRDALESDPAIIAQMAHDLVAIVDRDPACHSPLEPLLFFKGFHAISTYRIAHWLWSQGRHLIALQFQSVASEVFAVDIHPAASIGSGILLDHATSFVVGETAIVKDNVSILHEVTLGGTGKEEGDRHPIVESGVLIGAGAKILGRVTIGQCAKVAASSVVLSDVPPHTTVAGVPATVVGDVTEFTPALDMKQDLCR from the coding sequence GTGAGAGCATCCGCACGCATGACGGACAGCAATAAAAGGAAGAGGATTCGGGCATGTGAAAGTTGTGCATGCTTGGTGGCGGAAGTGTGGAGCTGGATCATTGATGAGGCGAAGAAGGCTCTTGTTGAAGAGCCGTCCATGCTGAGTCTGCTTAATGATGTATGCCTGACACGTACGTGTTTGGTGGAAGCCATTGTTGCCCGCCTGGCCCGCAAGTTGTCGCGCCGCGATATGGTACGCGAGGAACTGGAACCTGTCATTCGCGATGCCCTGGAAAGCGATCCTGCCATCATAGCGCAGATGGCGCATGACCTGGTTGCCATCGTGGATCGTGACCCCGCTTGCCATTCACCGCTGGAGCCTTTGCTCTTTTTCAAAGGTTTCCATGCCATCTCGACATACCGTATCGCCCATTGGTTGTGGTCTCAGGGCCGCCACTTGATTGCCTTGCAATTCCAGAGCGTTGCCAGTGAAGTGTTTGCTGTGGATATCCACCCGGCTGCCAGCATTGGATCCGGCATCCTGCTGGACCATGCTACAAGCTTTGTCGTCGGTGAAACGGCTATTGTGAAAGATAACGTTTCCATTCTGCATGAAGTAACTCTCGGTGGTACGGGCAAGGAGGAAGGAGACCGCCATCCCATTGTCGAATCGGGTGTTTTGATTGGTGCTGGTGCTAAAATACTGGGGCGCGTGACTATTGGACAGTGCGCCAAAGTAGCAGCCAGTTCCGTGGTGTTGTCCGACGTCCCTCCTCATACGACGGTTGCTGGCGTTCCGGCCACGGTCGTCGGCGATGTGACAGAATTTACCCCGGCTTTGGACATGAAGCAGGATCTGTGCCGATGA
- the galK gene encoding galactokinase, translating into MDLVKREITAETITPYFEEYFGHKPTHIAAAPGRVNLIGEHTDYNNGFVMPMALENHTVVAVAPSPTGNHRFCGSLGDQIYEIPVQDALSIGEPFWSNYVRGVLALLDRRGIKIGPVDMLIDSNVPRGGGLSSSAALEVSVCTALAAFAGVEIDPKEVALIGQSVEHEFVNVPCGIMDQFISANGRKGHALKLDCASLNYELIPMDDPAVSVLVFDSAVKHSLADGAYGQRRKQCEEASAIMGVPSLREATLDMLEESKDKLGDVRYRRARHVIGENVRVASFAQALADKNWEKAGSAMRSSHASLRDDYEVSCAEVDTLVSLCDRIPSASSVYGSRMTGGGFGGCIVALVKTEDVDKVAQELLQAYRQETGIDTTYLITRPGDGARVLFKHTPEKHSLRQSEHGNDTQILSRD; encoded by the coding sequence ATGGATTTGGTGAAACGCGAAATCACGGCAGAAACAATCACACCGTACTTTGAAGAATATTTCGGCCACAAGCCGACGCACATCGCGGCGGCTCCCGGCCGAGTCAACCTTATTGGCGAACATACCGACTACAACAATGGTTTCGTCATGCCCATGGCCTTGGAAAATCACACCGTTGTGGCTGTTGCCCCGTCTCCTACCGGGAACCACAGGTTTTGCGGCTCCCTCGGGGACCAAATCTATGAAATTCCCGTGCAGGACGCCCTGTCTATCGGCGAACCCTTCTGGTCCAACTACGTGAGAGGAGTACTCGCCCTCCTAGACCGCCGCGGCATTAAAATCGGCCCTGTAGACATGCTGATCGACAGCAATGTCCCCCGCGGAGGGGGGCTTTCCTCCAGCGCCGCCCTTGAAGTTTCCGTCTGCACGGCCCTGGCTGCTTTCGCTGGAGTTGAAATCGACCCGAAGGAAGTGGCCCTGATCGGTCAATCCGTCGAACACGAATTCGTCAACGTCCCCTGCGGTATCATGGATCAGTTCATTTCCGCCAACGGTCGTAAAGGTCATGCTCTCAAGCTCGATTGCGCCTCGTTGAACTATGAGTTGATCCCCATGGACGACCCCGCAGTGTCCGTCCTCGTCTTCGACAGCGCCGTCAAACATTCCTTGGCCGACGGAGCTTACGGACAGCGCCGCAAGCAGTGCGAAGAAGCTTCCGCCATCATGGGCGTCCCTTCCCTGCGTGAAGCCACCCTCGACATGCTTGAAGAATCCAAGGACAAACTGGGCGACGTCCGCTACCGCCGCGCCCGCCACGTCATCGGGGAAAACGTCCGCGTCGCCAGCTTCGCCCAAGCTCTTGCCGACAAGAACTGGGAGAAAGCCGGCTCCGCCATGCGCAGCAGCCATGCCTCCCTGCGCGACGATTACGAGGTGTCCTGCGCCGAAGTCGATACACTCGTTTCACTCTGCGACCGCATTCCTTCCGCTTCATCCGTGTACGGTTCCCGCATGACGGGAGGCGGATTCGGGGGATGCATCGTCGCCCTCGTCAAAACCGAAGATGTAGACAAAGTAGCACAGGAACTCCTCCAGGCCTACCGCCAGGAAACCGGTATTGACACGACTTACCTGATTACACGACCCGGCGATGGCGCACGGGTTCTCTTTAAACACACTCCGGAGAAGCATTCTCTGCGGCAATCGGAGCATGGTAATGATACCCAGATACTTTCCAGAGATTAG
- the tkt gene encoding transketolase, whose protein sequence is MNLDILQKAANQARGLAIDAVYECSSGHMGLPLGCAEIGAVLFGDLLNINPSEPRWLNRDRFILSGGHGSMFLYSWLHLTGFDLSLDDLRAFRKKGSKTPGHPEFGDTPGVECTTGPLGQGVANSVGFALSAKRAAARFNTPEHTIFNQMVYCLAGDGCMQEGVCREAMALAAVLKLDNLVVIYDSNDITLDAPADKTQLSDVDGLYSSLGWEVSTIDGHNISLIADTVARLRSSKNGKPKLIIAKTIIAKGVPEVAGTTKGHGEGGAKFWPEAHANWGLPSDERFYVSEEVRSYMASLRARREEACRAWHATFDAWSKANPDLAAELSAGMKACAEGIPAGETDKAIPAFDPSFADATRSAGAKVINDIAKADPFFLTTSADLYSSNKNYLKDAGDYSPENPTGRNFWIGIREHAMGAICNGIAYDGLFRVSAATFLVFVDYMRGSIRVAALSGLPVTYVLTHDSVAVGEDGPTHQPTETYSSLRVVPNLDVIRPADPEETAGAWMAAMERHTGPTALILTRQKVATLNDLPVETRRQGVLKGGYIVRKEKGDLKAILLSSGSELSLALQAADRLGDGIRVVSMPSFYRFDAQSPAYRESVLPASCEKRISIEAGVTSLWWKYVGLEGEVIGIDRFGFSAPGNQVLEGLGMTVDSVVDAAKRVLAR, encoded by the coding sequence ATGAATCTCGACATTCTCCAGAAAGCTGCCAACCAGGCCAGAGGACTTGCCATTGATGCCGTGTACGAATGTTCGTCCGGTCATATGGGACTCCCCCTGGGATGCGCTGAAATTGGTGCGGTTCTCTTCGGGGACCTACTGAATATTAATCCTTCCGAGCCTCGCTGGCTGAACCGCGATCGTTTTATTCTGTCCGGCGGTCACGGCTCCATGTTCCTGTATTCATGGTTGCATTTGACGGGATTCGACCTGAGTCTCGACGATCTCAGAGCCTTCCGTAAAAAAGGTTCCAAAACACCCGGACACCCGGAATTCGGCGATACGCCCGGAGTGGAATGTACGACCGGACCATTGGGGCAGGGCGTTGCCAATTCAGTCGGCTTCGCTTTGTCCGCCAAACGTGCCGCGGCGAGATTCAATACTCCCGAACATACGATTTTCAACCAGATGGTATACTGCCTGGCCGGCGATGGCTGTATGCAGGAAGGGGTCTGCCGCGAAGCCATGGCCTTGGCTGCCGTGCTGAAATTGGACAATCTCGTCGTTATCTACGATTCTAATGACATTACGCTGGATGCTCCGGCTGATAAAACCCAGCTTTCCGATGTGGATGGTTTATACTCCAGCCTGGGCTGGGAAGTCAGCACGATTGACGGACACAATATCTCCTTGATTGCCGACACCGTTGCCCGGCTCCGTTCCAGCAAGAACGGCAAACCCAAGCTTATCATCGCCAAAACGATCATTGCCAAGGGCGTGCCGGAAGTTGCCGGTACGACCAAGGGACACGGCGAAGGCGGGGCCAAATTCTGGCCGGAAGCTCACGCCAATTGGGGGCTGCCCTCCGACGAACGATTCTACGTTTCGGAGGAAGTTCGCTCCTACATGGCATCTCTGCGTGCCAGGCGTGAAGAAGCATGCCGGGCGTGGCACGCCACCTTTGATGCATGGAGCAAGGCCAACCCTGATCTTGCTGCCGAATTGTCTGCCGGGATGAAGGCATGTGCCGAAGGGATCCCCGCCGGGGAAACGGACAAGGCTATTCCTGCGTTCGACCCGTCTTTTGCCGATGCGACGCGTTCCGCCGGAGCCAAGGTAATTAACGACATAGCCAAGGCCGATCCCTTCTTCCTAACGACCAGCGCCGACTTGTACAGCTCCAATAAGAACTATCTCAAGGATGCGGGAGACTACTCTCCGGAAAATCCCACCGGACGTAATTTCTGGATTGGCATCCGCGAACATGCCATGGGCGCTATTTGCAACGGCATTGCTTATGACGGTCTGTTCCGTGTGAGTGCCGCAACCTTCCTGGTGTTTGTGGACTACATGCGCGGATCAATCCGTGTGGCCGCCTTGAGCGGATTGCCTGTGACATACGTGCTGACTCACGATTCCGTCGCTGTCGGTGAAGACGGTCCGACCCACCAGCCGACTGAAACCTACAGCAGTCTCCGCGTGGTACCGAACCTTGATGTCATTCGACCCGCTGATCCTGAAGAAACGGCAGGTGCCTGGATGGCAGCCATGGAACGCCACACAGGACCGACAGCTCTGATTCTTACCCGTCAGAAGGTGGCGACTCTTAACGATCTTCCTGTTGAGACGCGTCGGCAGGGTGTGCTCAAAGGCGGATATATTGTCCGCAAGGAAAAGGGAGACCTTAAGGCTATCCTGCTCTCTTCCGGTTCTGAACTTTCCCTCGCTCTTCAGGCGGCGGATCGTTTGGGAGATGGCATTCGCGTCGTTTCCATGCCGAGTTTCTATCGCTTTGATGCTCAGAGTCCCGCATATCGTGAGAGTGTTCTGCCTGCCTCCTGTGAGAAGCGGATATCCATTGAAGCCGGTGTAACATCCCTTTGGTGGAAGTATGTCGGACTGGAAGGTGAAGTCATCGGAATCGACCGCTTCGGCTTCTCCGCTCCCGGAAACCAGGTCCTCGAAGGACTGGGCATGACGGTGGATTCCGTCGTGGATGCCGCCAAGCGTGTGCTTGCCCGTTGA
- a CDS encoding YdjY domain-containing protein, with product MKVRPSILSVFAVLAAGILPVGADVEQEEPAPAFADFKSPDGRSVPPFEKLDGGRIGIGKVIVDPARKQVIVPALVNMEEGLIEYVLCLPNGKLHESLLVTDADPFHMSLAMKMLGFKAFENFFPVRDENLEWLPFTPPEPRDFADAYVSLKLKWKDGKVDRESDLSDLVINARTKQPFPADKWLYTNSFFYSGAYQCSLCGNAIAIFADRSSMINYIGDYNEGDNEAGWIVHSKHPLKPGDPVEIVITQPFRSVRESSKPHIQPAP from the coding sequence ATGAAGGTACGACCGTCCATCCTGTCCGTTTTTGCCGTTCTTGCCGCCGGAATCTTGCCGGTAGGGGCCGATGTCGAGCAGGAAGAACCTGCCCCGGCCTTCGCCGATTTCAAATCCCCGGACGGAAGAAGCGTACCTCCGTTTGAAAAACTGGACGGAGGTCGCATTGGAATTGGCAAAGTCATCGTCGATCCCGCCCGAAAACAGGTTATTGTTCCTGCCCTTGTCAATATGGAGGAAGGGTTGATTGAGTATGTGTTGTGCTTGCCGAACGGCAAACTCCATGAATCTCTTCTGGTGACGGATGCGGATCCTTTCCACATGAGTCTGGCAATGAAAATGCTAGGGTTCAAGGCATTTGAAAATTTCTTCCCGGTTCGGGACGAAAACCTTGAGTGGCTGCCGTTTACTCCTCCCGAACCTCGTGATTTTGCCGATGCCTATGTGTCGTTGAAGCTGAAGTGGAAGGATGGGAAGGTTGACCGGGAGTCGGATCTGTCGGATCTTGTAATCAATGCCCGGACCAAACAACCCTTTCCGGCGGACAAGTGGCTCTATACCAATTCCTTTTTTTACAGTGGAGCCTATCAATGCAGTTTGTGCGGCAACGCCATTGCGATTTTTGCCGACCGTTCGTCCATGATCAATTACATCGGCGATTACAATGAAGGGGATAACGAGGCGGGATGGATCGTCCATTCCAAACATCCGTTGAAACCGGGGGATCCTGTCGAAATTGTGATTACTCAGCCGTTCCGTTCCGTTCGGGAATCTTCAAAACCACACATCCAACCAGCACCATGA
- a CDS encoding cation:proton antiporter: MLVLLAHSSPNLIPPFFVLLTLVFLTVVGLSLLLARFRQSMMGGYFLCGAILANCGILSGIPGAEESINSLAEIGIILLMFALGIEFSMDQLRLLRKTAFIGGSIQMGLCMLFFGFGLHLLMKLPLADALVIGAIIGLSSTAVSLKSFHEFGLSGTSGARMALGIALFQDIFAVMLVAVMPQIFAPGETVMGTFANVGVAAGKGVVFLIGAWLIGKYILPRLMLAVSRTKSRELFTMTVLAICSGIAMMASLLGLSLALGAFIAGLVVSGSYYSHRVLSEILPFRDIFLTIFFVSAGLLINVNELWEHLGTVTLITVSVLVIKLASCLVASWALNVPGRMGIMASTSLMNVGEFSLVLLPFMNRIEPVAPAITNNLFAIAAVSMGLTPVFMKIASRLAPVLTRVPGFGGSRRKMTTETLTSKLATIQDHAIICGYGPVGQRLHHDLEKYGIACIIVDLNADTVKRLLNQGVTAILGDIQHSVTMDLAGVAKARLIAFTFPDIAPALSTYPVLMSVNPDIHVIARAKFPSEVARLKIEGIASVIHDEVETGGAAIRKAHQIFDIIPEETQA; this comes from the coding sequence ATGCTTGTCCTGCTCGCTCATTCTTCGCCGAATCTTATTCCTCCGTTTTTTGTTTTGTTGACGTTGGTTTTCTTGACCGTCGTCGGCTTGTCCCTGTTATTGGCGCGGTTTCGCCAATCGATGATGGGGGGATATTTTCTGTGCGGAGCTATTCTGGCGAATTGCGGTATTTTGTCCGGGATACCCGGGGCGGAAGAGAGCATCAATTCGTTAGCAGAGATAGGGATCATCCTGCTGATGTTTGCACTGGGAATCGAATTTTCGATGGACCAGCTGCGACTTTTGCGCAAGACGGCTTTCATCGGCGGCAGTATCCAGATGGGACTCTGCATGCTGTTTTTTGGCTTCGGGTTGCATCTCCTCATGAAACTTCCCTTGGCGGATGCCTTGGTGATCGGCGCAATAATCGGGTTGTCATCGACAGCTGTTTCCCTCAAGTCGTTCCACGAATTCGGACTTTCGGGCACGTCCGGGGCACGCATGGCTTTGGGGATAGCCTTGTTTCAGGATATTTTTGCCGTAATGCTGGTCGCGGTGATGCCTCAGATTTTTGCACCCGGGGAAACCGTGATGGGGACCTTTGCAAATGTGGGTGTAGCCGCAGGCAAAGGAGTCGTGTTCCTGATTGGTGCATGGTTGATTGGCAAATACATTTTGCCCCGTCTGATGCTGGCAGTGTCACGGACGAAAAGCCGCGAATTATTCACGATGACCGTGCTGGCTATCTGTTCCGGCATTGCCATGATGGCTAGTTTGCTGGGGCTGAGTCTGGCTCTCGGCGCCTTCATTGCCGGGTTGGTGGTGAGTGGGTCGTATTATAGCCACCGCGTGTTGAGTGAGATCCTGCCGTTCCGCGACATTTTTCTGACTATTTTCTTTGTGTCGGCCGGTTTGTTGATCAATGTGAACGAGTTGTGGGAACATTTGGGGACTGTGACGCTGATTACCGTCAGCGTGCTCGTCATTAAGCTGGCTTCCTGCCTCGTGGCTTCGTGGGCGTTGAATGTTCCCGGGCGCATGGGGATCATGGCTTCTACATCGCTGATGAATGTGGGGGAATTCTCCCTGGTTCTGCTTCCGTTCATGAACAGGATCGAACCGGTGGCCCCGGCGATTACCAATAACCTTTTTGCCATTGCCGCCGTGTCGATGGGTTTGACTCCCGTTTTCATGAAAATAGCTTCCCGGTTGGCACCCGTCCTGACACGGGTGCCCGGTTTCGGTGGTTCCCGACGAAAAATGACTACGGAAACGCTGACCAGTAAACTTGCTACGATTCAGGATCATGCGATCATTTGCGGTTATGGCCCGGTTGGGCAGCGACTGCACCACGATCTTGAAAAATACGGCATTGCCTGCATTATCGTCGATCTGAACGCCGATACGGTCAAAAGGCTGCTCAACCAAGGGGTAACGGCTATTCTTGGGGATATCCAGCATTCCGTCACCATGGATTTGGCGGGAGTTGCCAAGGCCCGGCTGATAGCCTTTACGTTTCCGGATATTGCACCGGCGCTTTCGACATACCCGGTGTTGATGAGTGTGAATCCGGATATCCATGTGATTGCGCGCGCTAAATTCCCCTCGGAGGTGGCTCGCCTGAAAATCGAAGGAATTGCCAGCGTCATTCACGATGAAGTGGAAACAGGGGGCGCCGCTATTCGCAAGGCTCATCAGATTTTTGATATCATCCCGGAAGAGACGCAGGCGTAG
- a CDS encoding FKBP-type peptidyl-prolyl cis-trans isomerase N-terminal domain-containing protein has translation MKKKTSISLMLAAAAMTAGLSTAQDTPTDTPPTQEQLKEEAAKPVDPAQLKKDISYFLGFQNGRQMSSIPTLKIEDLDMDIFMKALAEGMKGDPCPVPEAQLENSLKQFQTVIDERLAALAKTNLEASKKFMEENGKKEGIVTTDSGLQYKVIEKGGDKKYDEKEYKEPLFTVKYKGTTPEGVVFDDSGDKAVDFPLQLIPGFTEALKAMPIGAKWQIFIPAELAYGEQSPSPKIQPNQALIFYVELQGIKEAPKTSNSPMSLTPEQLQQLMQQQQGGQK, from the coding sequence ATGAAAAAGAAAACCTCCATCTCGCTGATGCTCGCAGCAGCAGCCATGACTGCCGGACTCTCCACCGCACAGGATACGCCGACAGACACTCCTCCAACTCAGGAACAACTCAAAGAAGAAGCAGCCAAACCCGTGGATCCCGCCCAACTTAAAAAAGATATCAGTTATTTCCTCGGTTTCCAGAACGGGCGCCAAATGTCTTCCATCCCCACCCTCAAGATCGAAGACCTCGACATGGATATCTTCATGAAGGCTCTCGCCGAAGGGATGAAGGGTGATCCATGCCCCGTCCCCGAAGCTCAGCTTGAAAATTCGCTCAAGCAATTCCAGACCGTTATCGATGAACGCCTTGCCGCACTGGCCAAGACCAATCTTGAAGCCAGCAAGAAGTTCATGGAAGAAAACGGCAAGAAAGAAGGCATCGTCACCACGGATAGCGGCCTCCAGTACAAAGTCATCGAAAAAGGCGGTGACAAGAAATATGACGAAAAGGAATACAAGGAACCCCTTTTCACCGTGAAATACAAGGGAACGACTCCTGAAGGCGTCGTCTTTGACGACAGCGGCGACAAGGCAGTCGACTTTCCGCTACAACTTATCCCCGGTTTCACGGAAGCTCTCAAGGCTATGCCAATCGGCGCCAAGTGGCAGATTTTCATCCCTGCGGAACTCGCCTATGGCGAACAGTCTCCCAGCCCGAAGATCCAGCCCAATCAGGCTTTGATTTTTTACGTAGAACTCCAAGGTATCAAGGAAGCTCCGAAGACATCGAACTCCCCGATGTCCCTGACGCCCGAACAGCTCCAGCAGCTCATGCAGCAGCAGCAAGGCGGACAGAAATAA
- the purN gene encoding phosphoribosylglycinamide formyltransferase, protein MNDALPRLGILGSGSGSNCQSIMDAIDAGTLKAEVAIVLSDNPDAYILERARQRGIPAQVIDCRGFKSKFPEESQKEVADALLAHGVDLVCLAGFMRLVRHPLLDAFPARIINIHPALLPAFPGLEAWAQAVRAGATESGCTVHYVDDGMDTGPILGQARVPVLPDDTPESLHARIQIEEHKLYPAMIVKALENIRPIPA, encoded by the coding sequence ATGAATGACGCACTGCCTCGATTGGGAATCCTGGGCTCCGGCTCCGGTTCAAACTGTCAATCCATCATGGACGCCATTGACGCCGGAACATTGAAGGCGGAAGTCGCCATCGTCCTCTCCGACAACCCGGACGCCTATATTCTGGAGAGAGCCCGACAAAGAGGCATCCCCGCCCAGGTTATCGATTGCCGCGGATTCAAAAGCAAATTCCCGGAGGAATCCCAGAAGGAAGTAGCCGATGCGCTTCTCGCCCATGGAGTCGACCTCGTCTGCCTGGCCGGTTTTATGCGCCTTGTGCGCCATCCCTTGCTGGATGCTTTCCCGGCACGCATCATCAACATCCATCCCGCTCTGCTGCCCGCTTTTCCGGGGCTGGAAGCCTGGGCGCAAGCCGTCCGGGCCGGAGCCACCGAAAGCGGATGCACCGTACATTACGTAGACGACGGCATGGATACCGGCCCCATTCTCGGACAGGCCAGGGTACCCGTTCTCCCCGATGACACACCGGAATCCCTCCATGCCAGAATACAAATTGAGGAACATAAACTATATCCCGCAATGATTGTCAAGGCATTGGAAAACATCCGCCCGATACCTGCATGA